In Blastopirellula sp. J2-11, a single genomic region encodes these proteins:
- a CDS encoding FkbM family methyltransferase, with the protein MNLNYMHLPLWLEKSWLFKKLYLWRKLYWCKSSYRHYSQFAEDITINRFFPQDYQGFFVDVGCFHPQKFNNTWQLYQNGWRGVNIDIDAIKIEAFQIARPADINISCAVSNQEGEIDYYSNGFYSLTISLDAKFAKRDPNYVRRTTRCAKLTTLLDESPYRDRQIDLLSVDAEGHDLEVLASLDFARYAPRLIAVETHNPLFSQVSESRLYCFLREHEYCLVGWCGLTLIMASKELQRSLSPAAKTTRCAA; encoded by the coding sequence ATGAATCTCAACTACATGCACTTGCCTCTCTGGCTTGAGAAATCTTGGCTCTTCAAGAAGCTCTATCTGTGGCGAAAGCTGTATTGGTGCAAGTCGTCGTACCGACACTATTCGCAGTTTGCCGAAGACATCACGATCAACCGCTTTTTTCCCCAGGACTATCAAGGTTTTTTTGTGGATGTCGGCTGCTTTCATCCGCAGAAATTCAACAACACCTGGCAGCTTTATCAAAACGGCTGGCGCGGCGTAAATATTGATATCGACGCGATCAAAATCGAAGCCTTTCAAATCGCTCGACCGGCTGACATCAACATCAGTTGCGCCGTCTCCAATCAAGAAGGGGAAATCGACTACTACTCGAACGGTTTCTATTCGCTCACGATCTCGTTAGATGCAAAATTTGCGAAACGCGACCCCAACTATGTTCGTCGCACGACGCGCTGCGCAAAGCTGACGACCTTGCTCGACGAGTCACCCTATAGGGATCGCCAGATCGACTTACTCTCGGTCGACGCCGAAGGGCATGATCTGGAAGTTTTGGCCTCGCTCGACTTCGCGAGATATGCCCCGCGTCTGATCGCCGTCGAAACGCACAACCCGCTGTTTTCACAAGTCAGCGAATCCCGGCTCTATTGCTTCCTCCGAGAGCACGAATATTGCCTGGTCGGTTGGTGTGGACTCACCCTCATCATGGCGAGTAAAGAACTGCAAAGATCGCTAAGCCCAGCCGCGAAGACGACGCGTTGCGCCGCATAA
- a CDS encoding exonuclease/endonuclease/phosphatase family protein, which yields MVNKASGLALAAIACGATWFFFQNFRIEGLEGLKVVPRDAMASADASGSGTSQLVSSRKAPITRGGETIRIASFNIQVFGRSKADKPHVMARLAQIVRQYDVMAIQEIRSLDQSILPEFIDQINAAGRHYDYVIGPRLGRSDSKEQYAYIYDTASIEIDRTQLYTIDDPGDALHREPLVAWFRVRGPNPEQAFTFTLVNIHTDPDEVKDEINVMDDVLRAVRGDGRGEDDVILLGDFNTDERNLGEFGSLTGLSPAVTGMMTNTRGTASYDNLYFTLPATSEFNGRGGVHDFVREFNLSIDEALEISDHMPVWGEFSIYEGGVPGKVAAAPRDLR from the coding sequence ATGGTGAACAAAGCGAGCGGACTAGCCCTGGCCGCCATCGCCTGTGGAGCGACCTGGTTCTTCTTTCAGAACTTTCGCATCGAAGGACTCGAAGGGCTGAAAGTAGTCCCCCGCGACGCGATGGCGTCGGCCGATGCGTCAGGATCCGGAACCAGCCAACTGGTTAGTTCTCGCAAAGCGCCGATCACGCGCGGCGGCGAGACGATCCGGATCGCTTCGTTCAATATTCAAGTCTTTGGCCGCAGCAAAGCGGACAAACCGCATGTGATGGCTCGACTGGCGCAGATCGTTCGTCAGTACGACGTGATGGCGATCCAGGAGATTCGCTCGCTCGATCAATCCATTTTACCGGAATTCATCGACCAAATTAACGCTGCAGGGCGCCACTACGACTATGTCATTGGTCCTCGTCTGGGACGGAGCGACAGCAAAGAGCAGTACGCCTATATCTATGACACCGCCAGCATCGAGATCGATCGTACGCAGCTCTATACGATTGACGATCCCGGCGACGCGCTCCATCGCGAACCGCTGGTCGCCTGGTTCCGGGTTCGCGGGCCCAATCCCGAGCAAGCGTTCACCTTTACCCTGGTCAACATCCACACCGATCCTGACGAAGTCAAAGATGAAATCAACGTGATGGACGACGTCCTACGCGCCGTACGCGGCGATGGCCGCGGCGAAGATGACGTGATCCTGCTGGGCGATTTCAATACCGACGAACGCAACTTGGGCGAGTTCGGCAGCCTAACCGGGCTCTCGCCGGCGGTGACCGGGATGATGACCAACACGCGGGGAACAGCGTCGTACGACAATCTCTATTTCACCTTGCCGGCGACCAGCGAATTTAATGGCCGCGGCGGCGTGCATGACTTCGTCCGCGAATTCAATCTGTCGATCGACGAAGCGCTGGAAATCTCAGACCACATGCCGGTCTGGGGCGAGTTCAGCATCTACGAAGGGGGCGTCCCCGGCAAAGTTGCAGCAGCGCCGCGCGATTTGCGATAG
- a CDS encoding CoA-binding protein, with protein MSKPTVAILGASNNRTKYGNKSVRAHLQQGYDVYPINPQAGEIEGLQAYAKLSDLPIDKLDRISVYLHPQVGMKLLEEIAAANATEVFFNPGAESEELLAKARELGIDPIQACSIVDVGMSPRELAD; from the coding sequence ATGAGCAAGCCGACCGTCGCCATCTTGGGCGCGAGCAACAATCGAACCAAATACGGCAACAAATCGGTTCGCGCTCATCTGCAGCAAGGATATGACGTCTACCCGATCAACCCACAAGCCGGCGAGATCGAAGGTTTGCAGGCGTACGCCAAGTTATCAGATTTGCCGATCGACAAGCTCGATCGGATTAGCGTCTATCTCCATCCCCAGGTCGGGATGAAGTTGCTGGAAGAGATCGCCGCCGCCAACGCGACAGAAGTCTTCTTCAATCCCGGCGCCGAAAGTGAAGAGCTGCTGGCCAAAGCCCGCGAATTGGGGATCGATCCAATCCAAGCTTGCAGCATTGTCGACGTCGGCATGTCGCCGCGAGAGTTGGCCGATTGA
- a CDS encoding serine hydrolase domain-containing protein produces MRRLTALLSLSMLFLLAPIAAADTPQIPAISAAMQKFAAAGKISGAVTLVAQEGQIIHHAADGKADLETDRPMTTDTMFAIASMTKPITATAVMMLVNEGKLSLDEPISKYLPAFAKAQLKDGSALARPITLRDCLTHTAGFQGSQAFETSLADAAQDISTRSLLFQPGSKWSYSPGITVAGRIVEIVSGMPLENFLDTRLFQPLGMHDTTFFPSEEQQARTAKIYSPGDDPGTLKYSGNPYSDPSKVKGPNPSAGLHSTASDLVKYYQMMLDGGQSNGKRYVSESAVAEMTKLQTGDLQTGFTAGCGWGLGFCLVQTPQGVTEMLSPGTFGHGGAFGTQGWIDPKQQRIFVLMIQRSGFGNGDDSDVRKAFQTLAVDAAKK; encoded by the coding sequence ATGCGTCGCCTGACTGCCTTACTCTCCCTATCCATGCTATTTCTGCTGGCGCCGATCGCGGCGGCCGACACCCCCCAGATTCCGGCGATCTCAGCGGCGATGCAGAAGTTCGCCGCCGCCGGAAAAATCTCTGGCGCGGTCACGCTGGTCGCCCAAGAGGGCCAGATCATTCATCACGCCGCCGACGGCAAAGCCGACCTCGAAACCGATCGCCCGATGACGACCGACACGATGTTCGCCATCGCGTCGATGACCAAACCAATCACCGCAACCGCCGTCATGATGCTGGTCAACGAAGGCAAGCTGTCGCTTGACGAGCCGATCTCGAAATACCTGCCGGCCTTCGCCAAGGCGCAACTGAAAGATGGCTCAGCCCTTGCGCGACCGATCACCCTGCGCGACTGCCTGACTCATACTGCCGGCTTCCAAGGGAGCCAAGCGTTTGAGACTTCGCTGGCCGACGCCGCGCAAGATATTTCGACGCGCTCGCTGCTGTTTCAGCCCGGCTCGAAATGGTCATACAGTCCTGGAATAACCGTCGCCGGCCGCATTGTCGAAATCGTCAGCGGCATGCCGCTCGAGAACTTCCTCGACACGCGCCTCTTCCAACCGCTCGGCATGCATGACACGACGTTCTTTCCTAGCGAAGAGCAACAGGCCCGCACCGCCAAGATTTACTCTCCCGGCGACGATCCCGGCACGCTGAAATACTCCGGCAATCCCTATTCAGACCCCAGCAAAGTTAAAGGCCCTAACCCGAGCGCCGGTCTTCACTCCACCGCGTCCGACCTAGTGAAGTACTACCAGATGATGCTCGACGGCGGCCAGTCGAACGGCAAACGTTACGTGTCAGAATCGGCCGTCGCCGAGATGACCAAGCTGCAAACGGGCGATCTGCAAACTGGCTTCACCGCCGGCTGCGGCTGGGGACTTGGCTTTTGCCTGGTGCAAACTCCGCAAGGGGTGACCGAGATGCTCAGCCCCGGCACGTTCGGTCACGGCGGCGCCTTTGGTACGCAAGGCTGGATCGATCCTAAGCAGCAGAGGATCTTCGTCCTGATGATCCAGCGTAGCGGTTTCGGCAACGGCGATGACAGCGACGTCCGCAAAGCGTTCCAAACGTTGGCGGTCGACGCGGCGAAGAAATAG
- a CDS encoding DUF1559 domain-containing protein, with protein sequence MPKRDAFTLVELLVVIAIIGILIALLLPAVQQAREAARRMSCTNNLKQIGLASHNYHDTFQSFPSGWIATVEGTSTPFAHGEPGWGWGAQLLPMLEQQNVVDNLIDFRLSIRNAAHEAVRTHHVQGYHCPSDRAPFTFEVHGEEHGHEESEGEDHDDIELASASYIGVFGSTDNGATTIEDCEDFSAGAKCSGNGVFHHNSNTRFAHITDGTSNTFFCGERMFTDEAPSTWVGSVSESEYAIERILGIVDAHPPNDDDNHPEDFRSRHPAGTNFAFCDGSVHLIVETIDIQIYRNLANRQDGSVIPSDGY encoded by the coding sequence GTGCCCAAGCGCGATGCATTTACGTTAGTTGAACTGTTGGTCGTGATTGCGATCATCGGCATTTTGATCGCTTTGTTGTTGCCGGCGGTGCAGCAAGCCCGTGAAGCGGCTCGACGGATGTCTTGCACTAACAACCTGAAACAGATCGGCCTGGCGAGCCACAACTATCACGACACGTTCCAATCGTTCCCCTCTGGCTGGATCGCGACCGTCGAAGGAACCAGCACGCCGTTCGCGCATGGCGAACCTGGCTGGGGTTGGGGCGCACAGTTGTTGCCGATGCTGGAGCAACAGAATGTCGTCGACAACTTGATTGACTTCCGGCTTTCGATTCGCAACGCGGCCCACGAAGCGGTGCGGACGCATCATGTCCAAGGGTATCATTGCCCATCAGACCGAGCCCCGTTCACCTTTGAAGTGCATGGCGAAGAGCATGGCCACGAAGAGTCCGAGGGCGAAGATCACGACGACATCGAACTCGCGTCCGCCAGTTATATCGGCGTCTTCGGTTCGACCGATAATGGAGCGACGACGATCGAAGATTGCGAAGATTTTTCGGCCGGCGCCAAGTGCAGCGGCAACGGCGTCTTCCATCACAACAGCAACACGAGATTTGCCCATATCACCGACGGCACGTCCAATACGTTCTTCTGCGGCGAGCGGATGTTTACCGACGAAGCGCCATCGACCTGGGTCGGTTCGGTGAGTGAATCGGAATACGCAATCGAGCGAATCTTAGGAATCGTCGACGCCCATCCGCCGAATGACGACGACAACCATCCTGAAGATTTCCGCAGCCGTCACCCGGCCGGAACCAACTTTGCGTTTTGCGATGGTTCGGTCCATCTGATCGTCGAAACGATCGACATCCAGATCTATCGCAATCTGGCGAATCGACAAGATGGAAGCGTGATTCCGTCTGACGGGTACTAA
- a CDS encoding alpha/beta hydrolase, whose product MKTMLAAALLSLAASPVLADNTELNLWPAGQVPDQDQSVKEEIVEVIDQRIGRKVTKVTKPMITVYQPAADKRNGAAVVVCPGGGYNILAYDLEGTEVAKWLNDIGVTAVLLHYRVPRAKGDYQIGPMQDAQRAMRLTREHAAAWDIDPNRIGLLGFSAGGNLTAITGVCHELKTYEPIDDADKLSSRPDFLVLVYPAYLTTEPDSVVLNDLVQVTATTPPAIMIHAEDDPIPCNNSIAFFLGLKRLKTSAELHIYPTGGHGYGLRPTEHEVTHWPKVVTSFMQKQGMLGEQK is encoded by the coding sequence ATGAAAACCATGCTCGCCGCTGCGTTGCTCAGCCTCGCCGCTTCGCCGGTTTTGGCGGATAATACGGAACTCAACCTCTGGCCTGCCGGTCAGGTTCCTGACCAAGACCAATCGGTCAAAGAAGAAATTGTTGAAGTAATCGATCAGCGGATCGGACGCAAAGTGACCAAGGTCACCAAACCGATGATTACGGTCTATCAACCCGCTGCCGATAAGCGCAACGGCGCTGCGGTCGTCGTCTGTCCCGGCGGCGGTTACAACATTCTGGCGTATGATCTGGAAGGGACCGAAGTCGCTAAATGGCTCAACGACATCGGCGTCACCGCCGTCCTCCTCCACTATCGCGTGCCGCGGGCCAAAGGAGACTACCAGATCGGGCCGATGCAAGACGCCCAGCGAGCGATGCGATTGACGCGCGAACATGCCGCCGCGTGGGACATTGATCCCAACCGCATTGGGCTGCTCGGCTTCTCGGCCGGCGGCAATCTGACCGCGATCACCGGGGTTTGTCACGAACTGAAAACGTACGAACCGATCGATGACGCCGACAAGCTCAGCAGTCGCCCTGATTTCTTGGTGCTGGTTTATCCCGCCTATCTGACCACTGAACCCGATAGCGTCGTCCTGAATGACCTCGTCCAAGTAACCGCGACCACTCCTCCGGCGATCATGATTCACGCCGAAGATGACCCGATCCCCTGCAACAACAGCATCGCCTTCTTTCTGGGGCTAAAGCGGTTGAAGACGTCGGCAGAACTCCATATCTACCCGACCGGCGGACACGGCTATGGACTTCGCCCCACCGAGCATGAAGTGACCCACTGGCCGAAGGTCGTGACCTCGTTCATGCAGAAGCAAGGAATGCTGGGCGAGCAGAAATAG
- a CDS encoding ankyrin repeat domain-containing protein, whose amino-acid sequence MFDPIANQNLGRAIYAGDAALVQEILTADRSLVRDFVTTEDLKRTWLNLAVKRGAASVVAVMLDAGYNIDVQLIPTGETPLQTAIMHEKDEVVELLIKRGANPNLDRSLVSALNWKISPDRRLRYVTLLVEAGADLNRLYNLYGDPGCQLAALDWTDDPAVIELLRSHGAMSADELQTER is encoded by the coding sequence TTGTTTGATCCGATCGCTAATCAAAACCTGGGCCGCGCCATTTATGCCGGCGACGCCGCCCTGGTGCAAGAGATTCTCACCGCCGATCGTTCGTTGGTCCGAGACTTTGTCACGACCGAAGATCTGAAACGTACTTGGCTCAATCTGGCGGTCAAACGGGGTGCAGCATCAGTCGTCGCGGTGATGCTGGACGCAGGCTACAACATCGATGTTCAACTGATTCCGACCGGCGAAACGCCGCTGCAAACGGCGATCATGCACGAGAAGGATGAAGTGGTCGAGTTGTTGATCAAGCGCGGCGCTAACCCGAACCTCGATCGCTCGCTCGTTTCGGCCCTCAATTGGAAGATCTCTCCGGATCGCCGACTTCGCTACGTGACGCTGTTGGTCGAAGCCGGCGCCGACTTGAACCGGCTATACAATCTATACGGCGACCCCGGCTGCCAACTGGCGGCGCTCGACTGGACCGATGATCCGGCGGTGATCGAACTATTGCGCAGTCATGGCGCGATGAGCGCGGATGAGTTGCAAACCGAGCGTTGA